A single genomic interval of Daucus carota subsp. sativus chromosome 1, DH1 v3.0, whole genome shotgun sequence harbors:
- the LOC108209315 gene encoding AT-hook motif nuclear-localized protein 5-like — translation MDSREEMTLSGSSPYYFNGGIGGPVLDSPEFKDFSNPNDSVETNVMVSHLGPTQNVENLGTNFGEEMNMVMNSGGYGGGMASGEVDLSKKKRGRPRKYGPDGANVALALSPLSSNLSAGSGTEVERKNRGRPKGSGRKQRLASLGEWMNSSAGMAFTPHVIHIGAGEDIASKILLFAQQRPRALCIMSANGTVSAVTLTQPESSHDSVTYEGRFQILCLSGSYLLSEGGGPRDRTGGLSVSVCSPDGHVIGGAVGGRLIAASLVQVIVCSFVYGDSKAKINPNGAAAKADLDSEVQPTEKLSTPGSAGPSGDITPNLAPAGAEDISLKPAIADCPPDSQPGITDIKTEIDLAHG, via the exons ATGGATAGTAGAGAAGAAATGACACTTTCAGGGTCATCACCTTACTATTTTAACGGAGGGATAGGTGGGCCCGTCCTTGATTCACCTGAATTTAAGGACTTCTCAAACCCTAATGATTCAGTTGAGACCAATGTGATGGTTAGTCATCTGGGTCCTACTCAAAATGTTGAAAATTTGGGTACTAATTTTGGTGAGGAGATGAACATGGTTATGAATTCTGGTGGTTATGGTGGTGGTATGGCTTCGGGGGAGGTTGATTTAAGTAAGAAGAAGAGGGGGAGGCCTAGGAAATATGGGCCTGATGGGGCCAATGTGGCTTTGGCATTGTCCCCATTGTCGTCGAATCTTTCAGCTGGTTCGGGTACAGAGGTGGAGAGGAAGAATAGAGGGAGGCCTAAAGGGAGCGGAAGGAAGCAAAGATTAGCATCTCTTG GCGAATGGATGAATAGTTCAGCCGGAATGGCCTTTACACCACACGTCATTCACATTGGAGCAGGAGAG GATATTGCATCAAAGATTTTACTCTTCGCTCAACAGAGACCAAGGGCTTTATGCATTATGTCTGCAAATGGCACAGTTTCTGCTGTGACTCTAACCCAGCCTGAATCTTCTCATGACTCTGTCACATATGAG GGCCGTTTCCAGATATTGTGTTTGTCAGGTTCATACTTGCTCTCTGAGGGTGGCGGACCACGTGATCGAACTGGGGGTCTAAGTGTATCTGTCTGCAGTCCTGATGGCCATGTGATAGGAGGTGCAGTTGGGGGAAGGCTTATTGCAGCGAGCTTGGTTCAG GTCATTGTTTGCAGCTTTGTATATGGTGATTCAAAGGCAAAGATCAATCCAAATGGGGCAGCGGCCAAAGCTGACCTTGATTCCGAAGTGCAACCCACAGAAAAACTATCTACTCCAGGTAGTGCAGGGCCCAGTGGAGATATTACCCCCAACTTGGCACCAGCTGGTGCTGAAGATATTTCCCTTAAACCAGCAATTGCTGATTGTCCCCCAGATTCTCAGCCGGGTATTACTGATATAAAAACGGAAATTGACCTAGCCCATGGTTGA